The stretch of DNA GAACAGACACGTCTCCGCTTCGCTGCGCTTGTGTCAGTCCCTGTTTTCCGCCGTTGGCGCTCAAGAGAAGGAACTGTTCTGAGAGGGGATTGTTTAGAGGAATTCCAGCACGTCAATGTTGGCCCCACCTTTTCGACCACACCCTATACTGCCGTTCTGCTTGCGAAAGGGAGGCCACACCGGTAATGTGTTGCGCTATGACTTTAGAACGTGACAACCATTCGATACCAGCGAGCCGCACAGTACAATTTGAGTTTGTCTCCTCCCGCAGCCGCGTGGACACGGCGTCCTTTCAAAAGGCGTTCCGCGAGCCTCCGCTGCTTGAGAGTGGGGAAGATCTACCCCACCATATGGATCCGGCGCATGCCAAAGTTCTCGCCGACGCCCCGCGAGGAACCCGGCTTCTTGAAGTGGGCTGTTCGGAAGGCCGAAACCGGCCTTGGTTTGCCAAAGCGGGTTTTGTGTATTTCGGAACGGACATTTATCGGCCCGCAGATTCTGAACTCATGCGCGCTTGCGGCGGACCGCATTTCCTGTCCGACGCCCATTTCTTCCCGGTTGCCGATGAGCAGTTCGACATTGTGTACTGCGCGGCCGTGACCGAGCACCTGGCCTGCCCACACCTGGCTTTTCAGGAAATGAATCGCGTCCTCAAACCGGGGGGGTATTTCCTGGGTAACGTGGCATTTCTCGAACCCTGGCATGCGGACAGTTTCTTTCACATGTCGGCCAACGGGGTCATCGAGCTTCTCACGCTGAGTGGATTCCGCCCTGAGTACGTATGGCCGAGCCGTGGATATAGCGAGTTCGATGCCGCCGCATTGCTCGCTTTCCGAGGACCGTTTCGCGCATTCAAGTATGTGGCTCGGGGCCTTAACGCAGCCTATCGAATGCAATACAAACTACGCAGACTCGCGCGTTCTATGAAGGGAAAGTCCGAGGAGCGTTTCGTGGACGAATGGGCGCGTGTCGCCGGCGCCATCGACTGGATTGCCCGCAAGCCTTCGTAGCCAGAGTCCATGTTGAAGGCACTGGGATTGGGCGCCGGGTTCCTCGTCGCAAATGAATCCATCAACAACAGTTGCGCAATCCACGGCACGGTCGTATCATTGAATTGAGAGCGAATTGCTGCATTTGCATTACCCTGTTCAAAAGTTGATCGGTTTCAGAAGTTGACCGGCAACACCTGCGGGCCGCCGACGGCGGAAGGAAGAGGGGATTATGTTTCGTAAGAGCTGCATCCTGCTTCCCACGGATTTCTCCCCCTACGCACTCCATGCCATGAAATATGCCTTGGCCATGGCCAAGACCTATGAAGGTCGCGTGCACTTCCTGCACGTGATTGACGAGGCCCTGGTATCGGGAGGCCACGCGCACGGTTTGTGGTTGACCAAGGGCGATGCCGACGCCCTCGTTGAGTCCATGAAGGAACATGCGGAGAGCCGTCTAGCATTGCTCACTCAGACAGCCGAGCAAGAGGGGGTGAAAGGGGCAAGTTTCACAGTCGTCGGCAAGCCCCACGACGAGATCCTCAACCACGTGCGGGATCATGGAAGCAACCTCGTCGTCCTGGCGACTCACGGGCGCTCTGGTTTCGATCACATGGTTTTCGGGAGCGTCGCCGAAAAGGTTGTGCGCCAGTCTCCGGTCCCCGTGCTCTGCATCAAACACCCTGAGCATGAGTTTGTGAGCGATGAAGACCTGTCTCTCAACATCCAGCGCATTCTATTTCCAACCGACTTTTCCCCCTTCGCTGAAAAAGCGCTGCCGTTTGCGGTTTCGCTCTGCAGGGAGTTTCAGGCAAAGCTCGTACTCTTCCACGCCAATGAACTTTCTGTGGCGCTGCCGGAATTCATGCCGGATGCCGCGCTAACCATCGGCACTACAATGGAAGCGACTGCGCGCGACGCGCTGGATCGAATGAAAAACAGCATCGAAGGAGTGGAGGTGGAGATTGCCAGCGTGACCGGCGTGCCACACCGCGAGATTTGCCGTTTGGTGGAAAAACTGCCGTTGGATTTGATCGTCATGCCCACCCACGGCCGCTCAGGCATTGGGCATATCCTCTTCGGAAGCGTTGCGGAAAAAGTCGTCCGCCTCGCCCGGTGCCCGGTTTTCACCATTCGCCCCGAATGGGAAGGACCGGAACCCAGGGCAGACTAACGCGTGACGGACGAATCGCGCCCGCGTTCCCCTGAAAAACAGAATCCGCAGCCTGGTCTCTAGTTCGACCTATCTTGGCTGCGGTACAAGTCCAGCATTTCCGTGATATCGCCAGGCTTCAGCTTACCGGTCGCTACCACGCC from Candidatus Hydrogenedentota bacterium encodes:
- a CDS encoding class I SAM-dependent methyltransferase, with the protein product MDPAHAKVLADAPRGTRLLEVGCSEGRNRPWFAKAGFVYFGTDIYRPADSELMRACGGPHFLSDAHFFPVADEQFDIVYCAAVTEHLACPHLAFQEMNRVLKPGGYFLGNVAFLEPWHADSFFHMSANGVIELLTLSGFRPEYVWPSRGYSEFDAAALLAFRGPFRAFKYVARGLNAAYRMQYKLRRLARSMKGKSEERFVDEWARVAGAIDWIARKPS
- a CDS encoding universal stress protein codes for the protein MFRKSCILLPTDFSPYALHAMKYALAMAKTYEGRVHFLHVIDEALVSGGHAHGLWLTKGDADALVESMKEHAESRLALLTQTAEQEGVKGASFTVVGKPHDEILNHVRDHGSNLVVLATHGRSGFDHMVFGSVAEKVVRQSPVPVLCIKHPEHEFVSDEDLSLNIQRILFPTDFSPFAEKALPFAVSLCREFQAKLVLFHANELSVALPEFMPDAALTIGTTMEATARDALDRMKNSIEGVEVEIASVTGVPHREICRLVEKLPLDLIVMPTHGRSGIGHILFGSVAEKVVRLARCPVFTIRPEWEGPEPRAD